The following coding sequences are from one Melanotaenia boesemani isolate fMelBoe1 chromosome 19, fMelBoe1.pri, whole genome shotgun sequence window:
- the sh2d3ca gene encoding SH2 domain-containing protein 3C isoform X3: MTERCSLWSALSAAACCFYRGSFMQVQFSKEKYLLESPPEKLRKELEEELKLSPADIRSHGWYHGHIPREVSETLVLRNGDFLVCDSLTNVGDYVLTCRWDNEVLHFKISKVLVKSNETKVRYMLESDSFDSVQELVRYYVGQRKPVSQSSAHIYCPVSRTLPLRYLEATFALSNSKQGSAYSPSSQRGAYIKRRSVTMTDGLTTEKMIPHSDSDSPSPVETPVAPPEPEPEPAPRCSPSTIHHHKDAMRNCAMSMDQIQEYRCPLSPVGETPLSPAYSAITRQRAHSGGRILAVVPPSPATRRSSDPQLSPSASNSPPEYPPHTSHSAHSSPAHHSNYQSHSSESAGSYCDLRPCPSGPPKPPTKSYVDRLRVEEGRGEETRQEGDGTFSTPKVETTSLFKPSRYESLLLPAENKPLEMSVLKRVKELLAEVDARTAAKHITMVDCRVARILGVTAEMQRMMGVSSGLELLTLPHGHQLRLDLLERFYTMSIMMAVDLLGCTGSTEERAALLHKTIQLAAELKSNLGNMFGFAAVMRALELPQISRLEQTWVTLRQRHTEGAILYEKKLKPFMKNMNDGKESSVLSNTSFPHILPILSLLERGVALSEALEPWDSAEVGVDVVMYHLEAARTVAHHGEIYRANAETKMQGFQERAEIHEIFQTEFQMRLLWGSRGSEGSQSERYEKFDKVLTALSHKLEPPVRHSEL, from the exons TTCTCCAAGGAGAAGTATCTGCTGGAGTCTCCTCCTGAGAAACTTCGTAAGGAACTAGAGGAGGAGCTGAAACTAAGCCCTGCTGACATCAGGAGCCATGGCTGGTACCATGGACACATACCCCGAGAG GTGTCAGAAACTCTGGTTTTGCGTAATGGAGATTTTCTGGTCTGTGACTCTCTGACCAATGTGGGTGACTATGTCTTGACCTGTCGATGGGATAATGAGGTCCTCCACTTCAAGATCAGCAAAGTTCTGGTCAAATCCAATGAGACGAAG gTGCGGTATATGTTGGAGTCCGACAGTTTCGACTCAGTCCAGGAGCTTGTTCGCTATTATGTGGGCCAACGCAAACCGGTGTCCCAGTCCAGTGCCCACATCTACTGCCCAGTCAGCAGGACGTTACCCCTGCGGTACCTGGAGGCGACTTTTGCTCTCTCCAACAGCAAGCAAGGCTCCGCCTACTCACCTTCCAGTCAGAGGGGAGCATACATCAAGAGAAGGAGCGTCACCATGACCGATGGACTGACAACTGAAAAGATGATACCTCACAG TGACTCAGACAGTCCAAGTCCAGTTGAGACACCAGTGGCgccaccagaaccagagccgGAACCTGCGCCCAGATGcag CCCGTCGACGATCCACCACCATAAAGACGCAATGCGGAATTGTGCAATGAGCATGGATCAGATTCAGGAATATCGCTGTCCCTTGTCCCCTGTTGGGGAAACCCCGCTGTCGCCTGCGTATAGTGCCA TCACTAGGCAGAGAGCCCACTCAGGCGGTCGGATCCTGGCCGTCGTCCCTCCCTCTCCTGCGACTCGTCGTTCCAGTGACCCTCAACTCAGCCCCTCAGCCAGCAACAGCCCTCCAGAATATCCCCCTCATACCTCTCACTCGGCACACTCCTCACCTGCCCATCATTCAAACTACCAATCGCATTCCTCAGAGTCGGCAGGAAGCTACTGTGACCTCAGACCCTGCCCGTCCGGGCCACCCAAACCCCCAACTAAGAGCTACGTGGATCGGTTGCGAGTGGAGGAAGGAAGGGGAGAGGAAACAAGACAGGAGGGTGATGGGACGTTCAGCACCCCAAAGGTGGAGACGACGTCCTTGTTTAAGCCATCCAG gtATGAGTCTCTCCTTCTTCCAGCTGAGAACAAGCCTCTGGAGATGTCTGTGCTGAAGAGAGTCAAAGAGCTGCTGGCTGAGGTGGATGCAAGGACCGCAGCTAAACACATCACCATGGTGGACTGCCGg GTTGCTAGAATATTAGGTGTAACTGCAGAAATGCAACGGATGATGGGAGTGTCCTCAGGGTTGGAGTTGCTGACGCTACCACATGGACACCAACTGAGACTTGACCTGCTGGAGAG GTTCTACACCATGTCTATCATGATGGCTGTTGACCTCCTTGGCTGCACAGGAAGCACAGAGGAGAGGGCAGCCCTTCTCCATAAGACCATCCAATTAGCAGCAGAGCTGAAAAGCAACCTGGGCAACATGTTTGGTTTTGCTGCAGTAATGAGAGCCCTGGAGTTGCCACAG ATTTCCCGCCTGGAGCAGACCTGGGTAACTTTGCGCCAGAGACATACAGAGGGTGCAATTTTATATGAGAAGAAACTCAAAcctttcatgaaaaatatgaacGATGGCAAAG AATCTAGCGTCCTGTCCAACACGTCCTTCCCTCACATCCTTCCCATCCTATCTTTATTGGAGCGAGGTGTGGCTCTCAGCGAGGCGCTCGAGCCGTGGGACAGCGCGGAGGTGGGAGTGGATGTGGTCATGTACCACCTAGAGGCAGCTCGCACCGTTGCACATCACGGGGAAATCTACAGAGCCAATGCAGAAACCAAAATGCAGG GATTTCAGGAGCGAGCAGAAATACACGAAATCTTCCAGACGGAGTTCCAGATGCGTCTCCTGTGGGGCAGCCGAGGCTCTGAgggcagccaatcagagcgctATGAGAAATTCGACAAGGTCCTGACGGCTCTTTCCCACAAATTGGAGCCTCCCGTGCGCCACAGCGAGCTATAG
- the urm1 gene encoding ubiquitin-related modifier 1, translating into MAAPIAIRLEFGGGAELLFDGVKEHHVTLPSQSEPWNVKQLLVWIQRNLLKERPELFVQGDSVRPGILVLINDADWELMGELDYQLEDQDSIVFISTLHGG; encoded by the exons ATGGCAGCGCCCATAGCTATTCGCCTGGAGTTTGG AGGGGGAGCAGAGCTGCTTTTTGATGGTGTGAAGGAACATCATGTGACTCTTCCAAGCCAATCAGAACCTT GGAACGTGAAGCAGCTGCTGGTCTGGATCCAACGGAACCTGCTGAAGGAACGACCCGAGCTCTTTGTTCAGGGAGACTCTGT GAGGCCTGGGATTCTGGTGCTTATCAATGATGCAGACTGGGAGCTAATG GGGGAACTGGACTACCAACTAGAGGACCAAGACagcattgtgtttatttcaacTCTTCACGgaggataa